GCAAAGAAACTTTAAATAAAAATATAAAAAATAGACAAATTCCTCCTGAGGGATTTGATAAAATGCCAGCAAATTTTGAAGATTTGCCAGCAGATGTGCAAGAAAAAATCAAAAATAGACCAGAAAGACCAGAAGGTGAAGCTGTTCCTGAAGGCCAAATGCAAAGACCAGAGGGAATGCCTCGTGGTGCAGGCTTTGAAATTCAGGAAGGAACTGAAATTATCATAAGAGGAGGAGACTTATATATAGATGCGAGTGGCGATGGCATAGACTCTAATGGAAACTTAACTGTATCTGGAGGCAAGGCTGTAATCGAAGGCTCAGGGAGTCGAGGAGATGGAGCGATAGATTATAATGGAACAGGCTTAGTAAAAGGTGGAGAAGTGTTAGCTCTTGGAGGAAGTGATATGCTTCAAAGCTTTTCTAGTGAATCTGCTCAGAGTCATATAGTAGTAACAGCTAAAGAATTGATAGCAGTAGGAGCAAAAATTACTATTAAAGACGAAGCAGGTAAAATTTTATATGAGCATATCAACAAAAAAGCATTTTCTGCTTTAGTATATAGTAGCAAGGATTTAGTTAAGGCTAAAAACTACACTGTTCAAATAGGTGATACTATACTAGAGACCATTTCTAAATAAGCTTTAAGATTGATGTAAAAAAATGGCAATAAATTATGGAAATTTGTATTTTACTAGGTTAATTATAGATTTATATATATAAGCTCATTTTGAAAACTCCTCTACTACACCAGAGGAGTTTTCTTGTGTATAGAAGATTCTGAAAATTACCTCTTGCGTTAACATATAAAAAAATTTATATTTTTGAATTTTCAACGAAATTTCGAATTTGTTTTGTCTCCGTGGACAAAATGTACTTTTTGCTCTTCACTAAACACCTTGTTTATGGTAAAATGATACCGAAGAAGTAATCATTAATATTATAATTTTTAGGAGGAATGAAATGAATAACTTATTGGCAAAATGGAACCAAATAAGTCTAGTTAAACGTATAATCATCGGTTTAGTTATCGGTATCATACTAGCACTTACAGTTCCAGAGCAAGCAAAAGGTGTAGTGATTCTTGGATCTCTATTTGTAGGAGCTTTGAAAGCGATTGCTCCAGTATTAGTACTTTTCCTAGTAATGTCTGCAATCTCTCAGCATAAAGCAGGACAGCAAACAAACATGAAGTCTATAATAGGACTTTACCTACTAGGAACATTCTTAGCAGGACTTATAGCAGTACTTGCAAGTTTTGTATTCCCACTTACATTAACACTTCCAGGAACTGAAGGACTTGGAGATTTAACTCCTCCAGGAGGCGTTACAGAAGTTCTTAAAACTCTTCTTATGAACATAGTTGATAACCCTGTAAAAGCAATATTCAATGCAAATTACATAGGTATTCTTGCATGGGCTGTTCTTTTAGGATTAGCTCTTAAGCATGCGGCTCAATCAACTAAAGATATGATTTCTAACTTTGCTGATGGTATAGCTCAGATGGTTAGATGGGTCATCAATCTAGCTCCGTTTGGTATCATGGGATTAGTTTTTGATGCTATTGCTACTAGCGGAATAAGCACACTTTTAGGATATGGACAGTTAATCATGCTTCTAGTAGGAACTATGTTCTTCGTAGCATTAGTAGTTAACCCTATCATTGTTTATGTTTACACTCGTAAGAATCCTTACCCACTTGTATTAAAATGTCTTAAAGACAGTGGTATTACAGCATTCTTTACTCGTAGTTCAGCTGCGAACATCCCTGTTAATATGAGTCTTTGCGAGGAGTTAAAGCTTGATAAAGATACTTACTCAGTATCTATTCCTCTAGGAGCAACTATTAACATGGCAGGAGCTGCGATTACTATTTCAGTACTTACTCTTGCAGCGGTTAACACTCTTGGTATTGAAGTTGATTTAGCTACAGCAGTAATCCTAAGTGTTCTAGCAGCAGTATCTGCTTGTGGAGCATCTGGAGTTGCTGGTGGATCATTACTTCTTATTCCTCTTGCTTGTAGCTTATTTGGTATTCCAAATGATGTAGCTATGCAGATGGTTGGAGTTGGATTCATTGTTGGAGTTATTCAGGATTCATGCGAGACTGCTCTTAACTCTTCTACAGACGTATTATTCACTGCTACAGCTGAATTTGCTAAAATGCGTAAAGAGGGTAAAGTTTTTGATATGATTCCTCACAAAGCTAAGTAATAAGATAAAGTAAAGCCAGTTTCTTTAATTAGAAACTGGCTTTTTTTTATCACTACAAACAACTTAAAATTTGACATAAAGTTGTTTGTATGCTATACTACTAAAGTTGTCAAAAGTTGTAACATTCTTTCTTAATTGTTTCATTATGCGTTTAAAATTTGATTTTAAACTTGCATCTAAATTAAGTCTAAAAAACTTTTTCAATTTTTTCTTTTTAAAACCTTCTATTTAGTTCACATTAGAAAGTTTATTTCAAATTCTGGATATCTCATTTTTTTAGGTATGAATAATACCCTTACTTTTTTGTACCTATAAATTATAAAACATAGATTTATGTAATAGAAAGATATACATATTTTTAATCAAGGAGGGAAAAATGAATATAATAGAATTTTTTATTTCTAGATGGGATGCCATATTGCAGATGACTATATCCCATTTTAGTATTGTTATTTTAGCAATGATTATATCTATAGTATTGGGCGTTATTATAGGTATATTAATTACAAACAATAAGCAATTAGCAAAGTTAATTTTAAATATAGCTAACATACTTATGACAATTCCGAGCTTAGCTTTATTTTCTGTATTGATTCCAATTATGGGAATAGGTAAAGCACCTGCAATAGCCGGATTGGTACTATATACACAATTGCCAATAATTAGAAATGTATACACAGGAATTATTACAATAGATCCAAGTATTATAGAGGCAGCTAAAGGTATGGG
This is a stretch of genomic DNA from Acetoanaerobium sticklandii. It encodes these proteins:
- the sstT gene encoding serine/threonine transporter SstT, with amino-acid sequence MNNLLAKWNQISLVKRIIIGLVIGIILALTVPEQAKGVVILGSLFVGALKAIAPVLVLFLVMSAISQHKAGQQTNMKSIIGLYLLGTFLAGLIAVLASFVFPLTLTLPGTEGLGDLTPPGGVTEVLKTLLMNIVDNPVKAIFNANYIGILAWAVLLGLALKHAAQSTKDMISNFADGIAQMVRWVINLAPFGIMGLVFDAIATSGISTLLGYGQLIMLLVGTMFFVALVVNPIIVYVYTRKNPYPLVLKCLKDSGITAFFTRSSAANIPVNMSLCEELKLDKDTYSVSIPLGATINMAGAAITISVLTLAAVNTLGIEVDLATAVILSVLAAVSACGASGVAGGSLLLIPLACSLFGIPNDVAMQMVGVGFIVGVIQDSCETALNSSTDVLFTATAEFAKMRKEGKVFDMIPHKAK
- a CDS encoding ABC transporter permease, giving the protein MNIIEFFISRWDAILQMTISHFSIVILAMIISIVLGVIIGILITNNKQLAKLILNIANILMTIPSLALFSVLIPIMGIGKAPAIAGLVLYTQLPIIRNVYTGIITIDPSIIEAAKGMGLSNSKIMLKIKIPLAFPVIMAGLRTATVMGIGIGAIAAYIGAGGLGEYIFQGINRGNDRMIIIGAIMVSLITILVDKSLGLIQKKYEL